The following are from one region of the Paenibacillus protaetiae genome:
- the cdaA gene encoding diadenylate cyclase CdaA, with translation MNYFADTTWHDWVKDIIDILIVSYIIYKLIQLVRGTRAVQLMKGIFVLVATWAVSTWFDLYTLKWLMNQMFTFGVVSILIIFQPELRRALEQLGRGKLFARSGMNDKDTVNQQLDEIMKAVQHMAKRRIGALIVFERNTGLSEIMESGIPLESRVTSQLIINIFTPNTPLHDGAVIIRGSQIAAAACYLPLSENPFISKELGTRHRAAIGVSENSDALAVVVSEETGQVSLAMNGMVVRDINEEALISKLFDELTVPESSKEKERTVASFWKRIGGRHG, from the coding sequence ATGAACTATTTTGCAGATACGACTTGGCATGATTGGGTGAAAGATATTATTGATATCCTGATCGTTAGCTATATAATTTATAAATTGATTCAGCTTGTACGGGGAACGCGTGCGGTTCAACTGATGAAGGGGATATTCGTCCTAGTTGCGACATGGGCAGTCAGCACATGGTTTGATCTGTATACGCTGAAATGGCTGATGAATCAGATGTTCACATTTGGCGTAGTATCCATCCTTATTATTTTCCAGCCGGAGCTAAGGCGGGCGCTGGAGCAGCTCGGGCGCGGCAAGCTGTTTGCGCGTTCCGGCATGAATGACAAAGACACGGTCAACCAGCAGCTGGACGAGATCATGAAGGCGGTCCAGCATATGGCCAAAAGGCGCATCGGAGCGCTGATCGTTTTTGAGCGGAACACCGGGCTGAGCGAAATTATGGAATCCGGCATCCCGTTGGAATCGCGGGTTACTTCTCAGCTGATTATTAACATTTTTACACCTAATACGCCGCTTCATGACGGAGCGGTTATTATTCGGGGCAGCCAAATTGCGGCTGCGGCATGTTATTTGCCGCTGTCCGAAAATCCGTTCATAAGCAAGGAGCTCGGCACAAGGCACCGGGCAGCGATTGGCGTCAGCGAAAACAGCGATGCTTTGGCGGTAGTCGTATCGGAAGAAACCGGACAAGTATCTCTCGCCATGAACGGCATGGTTGTCCGCGATATTAATGAAGAAGCGCTTATTTCCAAGCTGTTTGATGAGCTGACGGTGCCTGAAAGCAGCAAGGAAAAAGAACGGACCGTTGCTTCGTTCTGGAAGCGGATCGGAGGCCGCCATGGATAA
- a CDS encoding CdaR family protein encodes MDKWLNHPTALKIISFLVALLLWAVVHIDQDTPATVVTASTETKVFEAVPIRAEGLDETRYALVDMEPTVVRMVVEGRRSELLTASDSDYQIKADLSGLGPGEHTITLKEKLPKGVQVTDMSPRTVKVEIVEIETKAFAPQVITEGTPANGYKAGTPVITPDKVNVTLPKDEMPFVGSVQAKVNVDGANKPITSKKAEIVVYDTEGKEMTDAKVEPSTVDIDLPVLPPSKSLPLKMSFTGTVPDGIGVDSVYISEKSVLVYAEQKVLDSLDSYVGVNVDLSKLKESGSMKVKVKLADGVVKTEPSEVTLNYRVSSSQTNTIAGVPIAYTGLGDGLTAAWKTPASGLMDVTVSGSPNTLNGLQPSSIKLTADLNGLGPGTHDINLGVELPPFVHLADGQQLHATIVISDGSVPASGGGSPSGPGSGANAGQGAGTGSGSGSSSDPHDGANGGSNNAGAGSGQNSGGAAGSGNAGESAAAGE; translated from the coding sequence ATGGATAAATGGTTGAACCATCCGACTGCGCTGAAGATCATTTCGTTTCTTGTAGCGCTCCTGTTATGGGCTGTCGTTCATATTGATCAGGACACGCCGGCGACCGTCGTAACGGCAAGCACCGAAACGAAAGTATTCGAAGCCGTTCCGATTCGTGCAGAAGGCCTTGATGAGACAAGGTATGCGCTCGTCGATATGGAGCCGACCGTCGTGCGGATGGTCGTTGAAGGCAGGAGATCGGAGCTGCTGACTGCGTCGGATTCGGATTACCAAATCAAAGCGGATTTGAGCGGCCTAGGTCCGGGCGAGCATACCATTACGCTGAAGGAAAAGCTGCCGAAGGGCGTCCAGGTGACGGATATGTCGCCGCGTACGGTTAAAGTCGAAATTGTCGAGATTGAGACAAAAGCTTTTGCGCCGCAGGTCATAACCGAAGGAACGCCTGCGAATGGTTATAAAGCGGGAACACCTGTTATAACCCCGGATAAAGTTAACGTGACGCTTCCGAAAGATGAGATGCCGTTTGTCGGCTCCGTACAAGCGAAGGTGAACGTGGACGGCGCTAATAAACCGATCACGAGCAAAAAAGCGGAGATCGTCGTTTACGATACGGAAGGCAAAGAAATGACGGATGCGAAAGTCGAGCCAAGCACGGTGGACATTGATCTGCCGGTGCTGCCTCCTTCTAAATCGCTGCCGCTCAAAATGAGCTTTACAGGTACCGTTCCGGACGGAATCGGCGTTGATTCGGTTTATATTTCAGAAAAATCAGTGCTTGTTTACGCCGAACAAAAAGTGCTGGATTCCCTTGATTCCTACGTCGGCGTCAACGTGGATTTGTCCAAGCTGAAGGAATCAGGGAGCATGAAAGTCAAAGTTAAGCTGGCGGACGGCGTGGTCAAAACCGAGCCGTCGGAAGTGACATTAAATTACCGGGTAAGCAGCTCGCAGACGAATACGATCGCAGGCGTACCGATTGCCTATACCGGCTTAGGCGATGGGTTGACGGCAGCTTGGAAAACGCCGGCATCCGGCTTAATGGACGTAACGGTAAGCGGATCTCCAAATACATTAAACGGCCTGCAGCCAAGCAGCATTAAGCTTACTGCCGATTTGAACGGGCTTGGGCCGGGGACGCATGATATAAATTTGGGTGTAGAGCTGCCTCCTTTTGTTCATTTGGCGGACGGACAGCAGCTGCATGCTACGATTGTCATCTCGGACGGATCGGTGCCAGCAAGCGGAGGCGGCTCGCCTTCGGGTCCTGGCAGCGGTGCAAACGCCGGTCAAGGCGCCGGCACAGGAAGCGGTTCCGGAAGCTCTTCCGATCCGCATGACGGCGCTAATGGCGGCTCGAACAACGCAGGAGCCGGAAGCGGCCAGAATAGCGGCGGCGCCGCAGGAAGCGGGAATGCCGGCGAGAGCGCAGCGGCGGGCGAATAA
- the glmM gene encoding phosphoglucosamine mutase, which produces MGKYFGTDGVRGVANQELTPELAYQIGRCGGYVLTGQADKPKVVIGLDTRISGPMLEAALIAGLLSIGASVIRLGVVSTPAVAYLTRELKADAGVMISASHNPVQDNGIKFFGGDGFKLSDETELEIERLIDAEQDTLPRPVGGDIGTVTVDEGAKLRYLEYLKTTVSNRFDGMKIVLDCANGAAYELAPRIFRELGAEIITVGAEPDGKNINAGVGSTHPEYLRDQVLQYGAHLGLAFDGDADRLIAIDDKGNEVDGDYILCICGDRMKRKGKLANDTIVTTVMANIGFFKAASKLGLHTQQTAVGDRYVMEEMRKGGYNLGGEQSGHVIFLDYNTTGDGILTALQLVDTLVESSQSLSELKQLMSKYPQVLVNVRVADKALYAGNEAIAAAVEEVEREMGDNGRVLVRPSGTESLIRVMAEAPDKAAVEAYVERIAAVVKQQLG; this is translated from the coding sequence ATGGGGAAGTATTTCGGAACTGACGGTGTGCGCGGCGTTGCCAATCAAGAGCTGACACCGGAGCTGGCTTATCAAATCGGACGCTGCGGAGGGTATGTCCTGACCGGGCAAGCCGACAAGCCGAAGGTCGTTATCGGGCTGGATACGCGCATTAGCGGTCCAATGCTGGAAGCGGCGCTTATTGCCGGGCTGTTATCGATTGGGGCAAGCGTTATCCGTCTGGGCGTCGTATCGACACCGGCTGTCGCTTATTTGACGCGGGAGCTTAAGGCTGATGCAGGCGTAATGATTTCGGCTTCCCATAATCCGGTTCAAGATAACGGGATAAAGTTTTTTGGCGGCGACGGCTTCAAGCTGTCGGATGAAACGGAACTGGAGATCGAGCGCCTGATCGACGCGGAGCAGGACACGCTGCCGCGGCCGGTTGGCGGCGATATCGGCACCGTAACGGTGGATGAGGGAGCGAAGCTGCGTTACCTCGAATATTTGAAAACAACGGTGTCGAACCGTTTCGATGGCATGAAAATCGTGCTCGACTGCGCAAACGGCGCTGCCTATGAGCTGGCTCCGCGTATTTTCCGCGAGCTGGGTGCTGAAATTATTACGGTAGGCGCCGAGCCGGACGGCAAAAACATTAACGCAGGCGTTGGCTCCACGCATCCGGAATATTTGCGTGATCAAGTGCTGCAATACGGCGCGCATTTGGGCCTTGCTTTCGACGGCGATGCAGACCGGCTGATTGCAATTGACGATAAAGGCAATGAAGTGGACGGCGACTATATTTTGTGCATTTGCGGCGACCGCATGAAACGCAAAGGCAAGCTTGCGAACGACACCATCGTTACGACGGTAATGGCGAACATCGGCTTTTTTAAAGCGGCGAGCAAGCTGGGGCTGCACACGCAGCAAACGGCAGTAGGCGACCGCTATGTGATGGAGGAGATGCGCAAAGGCGGCTACAACCTGGGCGGCGAGCAGTCCGGACATGTCATTTTCCTCGATTACAATACAACGGGCGACGGCATTCTGACCGCGCTGCAGCTGGTAGACACGCTGGTGGAATCGAGCCAAAGCTTAAGCGAGCTGAAGCAGCTGATGAGCAAATACCCGCAAGTGCTTGTTAATGTGCGTGTTGCAGACAAAGCGCTGTACGCCGGCAATGAAGCTATTGCGGCAGCGGTTGAAGAAGTGGAGCGGGAGATGGGCGACAACGGCCGCGTGCTGGTCCGTCCTTCGGGTACGGAATCGCTCATCCGCGTCATGGCGGAAGCGCCGGATAAGGCGGCGGTAGAAGCGTATGTGGAGCGAATCGCCGCAGTCGTGAAGCAGCAGCTTGGCTAA
- the glmS gene encoding glutamine--fructose-6-phosphate transaminase (isomerizing), which yields MCGIVGYIGKRDSQDILIEGLKKLEYRGYDSAGIAVFTDNGLEVSKSKGRLAVLEDKLRDEPLHGFVGIGHTRWATHGKPSDVNSHPHTDNSAKFSVVHNGIIENYLDLKEELIAKGHVFVSETDTEVISHLVAEEYKGDIVAAVQRAVSKMRGAFALGVLTEYEPERLVAVRFASPLVIGVGEGENFIGSDIPAILEHTRNVYILNDGEMAVLTRGGVELMTTDGETISKEIYHVDWDLVTAEKAGFDHFMMKEIHEQPKAYRDTMMGRIAEDGKSVQLTELGMTADYIKAIRKIQIVACGTAYHAGLVGKTVIESLARIPVETDVASEYRYRSPIITEDTLVIVVSQSGETADTLAALREAKRNGARVLAITNVVGSSVAREADDVLITSAGPEIAVASTKAYTTQLIAFYLFGLHLAQTLGTKDQAYVAEVLAAMKNLPEQVEQVLEQKTVLRQIADNLSKHNNLFFIGRGVDYAVSQEGSLKLKEISYIHSEAYAAGELKHGTLALIEDGIPVVALITQEELYEKTLSNIKEVKARGAFVFAVVNAGAEVEAAKSVDELFAIPKTLPLLAPAVAVIPLQLISYYASLARGNDVDKPRNLAKSVTVE from the coding sequence ATGTGTGGAATTGTAGGATATATTGGCAAGCGCGACTCTCAGGATATTTTGATCGAAGGCTTGAAGAAGCTTGAATACCGGGGATACGATTCGGCAGGCATTGCGGTGTTTACGGATAACGGCCTGGAAGTGTCGAAATCGAAAGGGCGCCTTGCGGTGCTGGAAGATAAACTGCGCGATGAGCCGCTTCACGGCTTTGTCGGCATCGGTCATACCCGCTGGGCAACGCATGGCAAGCCGTCGGATGTGAACTCGCATCCGCATACGGACAATTCGGCGAAATTTTCGGTTGTGCACAACGGCATTATCGAAAACTACCTGGACTTGAAGGAAGAGCTGATCGCGAAAGGCCATGTATTCGTGTCGGAGACGGATACGGAAGTCATCTCGCACCTCGTTGCGGAAGAGTACAAAGGCGACATTGTGGCAGCTGTTCAACGGGCGGTAAGCAAAATGCGCGGCGCGTTTGCGCTTGGCGTATTGACGGAATATGAACCGGAGCGCCTCGTGGCGGTTCGGTTTGCAAGCCCGCTGGTCATCGGCGTTGGAGAAGGCGAGAACTTTATCGGCTCCGACATTCCGGCGATTTTGGAGCATACGCGTAATGTATATATTTTAAACGACGGTGAAATGGCTGTTTTGACACGCGGCGGTGTCGAATTGATGACGACGGACGGCGAAACTATTTCCAAGGAAATATATCATGTCGACTGGGACCTGGTAACGGCAGAGAAAGCCGGATTTGATCATTTTATGATGAAAGAGATTCACGAGCAGCCAAAAGCGTACCGCGACACGATGATGGGCCGCATTGCCGAAGACGGCAAGTCGGTACAGCTTACCGAACTGGGCATGACGGCGGACTATATTAAAGCGATTCGCAAAATACAGATTGTGGCTTGCGGCACCGCCTACCATGCCGGACTTGTCGGCAAAACGGTCATCGAATCGCTGGCGCGTATTCCGGTAGAAACGGATGTAGCTTCGGAATACCGCTATCGTTCGCCGATCATTACCGAAGATACGCTTGTTATTGTGGTCAGCCAATCCGGCGAAACGGCCGATACGCTTGCAGCGCTGCGTGAAGCGAAACGGAACGGCGCGCGCGTGCTCGCGATTACGAACGTAGTGGGCAGCTCGGTTGCCCGCGAAGCGGATGATGTGCTCATCACGTCCGCTGGCCCGGAAATTGCGGTTGCTTCAACGAAAGCGTACACGACGCAATTGATTGCTTTTTACCTGTTTGGCCTGCATCTGGCGCAAACGCTTGGCACGAAAGACCAGGCGTATGTAGCTGAGGTTCTTGCCGCAATGAAGAATTTGCCGGAGCAAGTGGAGCAAGTGCTGGAGCAAAAAACAGTGCTGCGCCAAATTGCAGATAACCTGTCGAAGCACAACAATCTGTTCTTCATCGGACGTGGTGTCGATTATGCCGTATCGCAAGAAGGCTCGCTGAAGCTGAAGGAAATTTCGTATATTCATTCCGAAGCATATGCAGCCGGGGAGCTGAAGCATGGCACGCTGGCACTGATTGAAGACGGCATTCCGGTTGTCGCGCTGATTACGCAGGAAGAGCTGTATGAGAAAACGCTTAGCAACATTAAGGAAGTAAAAGCGCGCGGCGCCTTCGTATTTGCTGTAGTTAATGCAGGAGCGGAAGTGGAAGCGGCGAAGTCGGTCGACGAGCTGTTTGCGATTCCGAAGACGCTGCCGCTGCTGGCGCCGGCCGTAGCGGTTATCCCGCTGCAGCTGATCTCCTATTATGCATCGCTTGCCCGCGGCAACGATGTCGACAAACCGCGCAATCTCGCGAAGAGTGTGACGGTGGAGTAA
- a CDS encoding carboxymuconolactone decarboxylase family protein, which translates to MLYFIILTDMSLYLAEIGIGTASTVGYFSAASMLVIFLAGLVFSALTKKLNRYLVPLGIVLYGFGFLLESLAHWTIAIAVVAIGFAQGLFFPMSFTKTAQIVPKTMKSSYEIEKKNGFKKLMKLVSRESLGDTPNQLKWHMNFGLKVGITPNEITEIATHCIPFCGFPRALNAVGVAKQLFAEQNIEVNIADELLQKLVTLGALTAQGEAGASHSCMFISMPQFV; encoded by the coding sequence ATGTTGTACTTTATCATTCTAACCGACATGTCCTTATATTTGGCGGAGATCGGCATCGGTACGGCTTCGACCGTCGGCTATTTTTCCGCCGCCTCCATGCTGGTCATTTTTCTGGCGGGACTTGTGTTCTCTGCTCTGACCAAAAAATTGAATCGTTATCTGGTCCCTCTCGGGATTGTTCTTTACGGTTTCGGCTTCCTGCTGGAAAGCCTCGCTCACTGGACGATAGCCATTGCAGTCGTTGCCATCGGTTTTGCTCAAGGCTTGTTTTTCCCGATGTCATTTACCAAGACCGCCCAAATCGTTCCTAAAACAATGAAATCATCATATGAAATCGAAAAAAAAAACGGTTTCAAGAAACTGATGAAGCTGGTATCGAGGGAGTCATTGGGCGATACTCCAAATCAACTCAAATGGCATATGAACTTCGGCTTAAAAGTTGGGATCACGCCGAACGAAATTACAGAAATCGCCACCCATTGCATTCCGTTTTGCGGCTTTCCTCGTGCTTTAAATGCCGTTGGCGTCGCAAAACAACTTTTTGCTGAACAAAATATCGAAGTAAACATCGCGGACGAGCTACTACAAAAACTCGTCACGTTAGGAGCCTTAACTGCTCAAGGCGAGGCGGGTGCGAGCCACAGTTGCATGTTCATCTCAATGCCGCAATTCGTGTAG
- a CDS encoding MFS transporter translates to MSASRTPPDVSVPFMAKASIITVGILFIMEDKKAARKPIIAESFLGEGRTKMNGWVTAVNGIGGAIFLSIGGFAASFGWRSVFLSYAYAIVLLVLVVLFLPKFQPSQAQRSNRTSAQQSLSHFIG, encoded by the coding sequence ATGAGCGCCTCCCGGACCCCGCCTGACGTCTCTGTTCCTTTTATGGCTAAAGCGTCAATCATAACCGTCGGCATATTGTTCATAATGGAGGATAAAAAAGCAGCGAGGAAGCCCATTATTGCTGAAAGCTTTCTGGGAGAGGGACGCACGAAGATGAACGGCTGGGTCACTGCAGTTAACGGGATCGGTGGCGCTATCTTTTTGTCGATTGGCGGTTTTGCCGCTTCCTTTGGCTGGAGAAGTGTATTCCTCAGTTACGCTTACGCTATTGTTCTGCTCGTTCTTGTTGTACTTTTCTTGCCCAAGTTCCAGCCCTCTCAAGCTCAGCGTTCGAACCGTACGTCTGCACAACAATCCCTATCGCATTTTATTGGATAG
- a CDS encoding MarR family winged helix-turn-helix transcriptional regulator — protein MNQQERNELDLKLFRTWVKASKSVFVNIRKDIENYNITPENFMILELLYSKGPHPVQKISDTLSIPSGSITYVVDKLEKKGLVERQASPTDRRGSNVVLTEEGTALFNDIFPRHVSTISRNLSFISDEEKEQMIVLLKKIGLGAQHL, from the coding sequence ATGAATCAGCAGGAACGGAATGAGCTCGATTTAAAATTATTTCGGACATGGGTGAAAGCATCGAAGTCCGTTTTCGTAAATATTCGCAAGGACATTGAAAATTACAATATTACACCGGAAAACTTTATGATTTTAGAATTGCTTTACAGCAAAGGGCCGCATCCTGTTCAAAAAATTAGCGACACGTTATCCATTCCAAGCGGAAGTATAACGTATGTCGTCGACAAGTTAGAGAAAAAGGGACTTGTTGAGAGGCAGGCCAGCCCAACAGACCGCAGAGGATCCAATGTCGTGTTGACGGAAGAAGGAACCGCATTATTTAACGATATATTCCCTAGACATGTCTCAACGATTTCGCGAAATTTATCATTTATTTCCGATGAAGAAAAGGAGCAGATGATTGTCTTGCTCAAAAAAATCGGATTAGGTGCGCAACATTTATAA
- a CDS encoding DoxX family protein, whose product MNIAVWIIQGLLAFMFIMAGMMKTVQYEKAKASQPWMKESSKGLVNFIGAVELLGGIGLILPQATGVIPSLTPIAAIGIAAIMLLAAVFHARRAEYSGIMMNIILLALAVFVAVYRF is encoded by the coding sequence ATGAATATTGCAGTGTGGATTATTCAAGGACTTCTGGCCTTTATGTTTATAATGGCCGGCATGATGAAAACCGTTCAATATGAGAAAGCAAAGGCGTCTCAGCCATGGATGAAGGAATCGTCCAAAGGACTGGTTAACTTTATAGGAGCAGTTGAACTTTTAGGCGGAATCGGCTTAATTTTACCGCAGGCTACGGGAGTGATCCCTTCCTTGACGCCGATTGCAGCTATCGGGATAGCGGCCATTATGCTGCTGGCTGCTGTTTTCCATGCGCGCCGCGCGGAATACAGCGGGATAATGATGAATATCATTTTGCTGGCATTAGCCGTATTCGTAGCGGTTTACCGTTTCTAA